One window of Amyelois transitella isolate CPQ chromosome 7, ilAmyTran1.1, whole genome shotgun sequence genomic DNA carries:
- the LOC106139961 gene encoding flexible cuticle protein 12-like, translating into MKIFVVLSCLVAAALALPAHDPSLRELPAVRHEEVHDEYGQYALRYITAENTVVSERGRLIPSGDGGHVLEIEGQYQFIGDDGQIYVTKYRGGPDGFHVDGDHLPKPVPVPAVAI; encoded by the exons ATGAAAATC tttgtagTACTCAGCTGCTTGGTGGCCGCAGCCCTGGCGCTCCCGGCACACGACCCCTCACTCCGCGAGCTGCCGGCCGTGCGTCACGAGGAAGTCCATGATGAGTATGGACAGTACGCACTCAGATATATCACCGCTGAGA ACACGGTGGTATCCGAGCGCGGCCGTCTGATCCCAAGCGGCGATGGCGGGCATGTCCTGGAGATCGAGGGTCAATACCAGTTCATTGGTGATGACGGTCAGATCTACGTGACCAAGTACAGGGGCGGCCCTGATGGCTTCCACGTTGACGGCGACCATCTGCCCAAGCCCGTGCCGGTGCCAGCTGTAgctatctaa